From Calothrix sp. PCC 6303, a single genomic window includes:
- a CDS encoding YdcF family protein — translation MLTLPLMAVWAYKEVASQFKHPEAILVLGGSTQKLEREQFTAKFARKHQNMPIWISGGSPTVPTKKVFVKQGVDTNRLHLDYDAVDTVTNFTTIVDELEARGIKSVYLITSDYHMRRASVIGEIVLGSRGIDFRPVSVPSQNSPEPIEKCVRDGFRSIVWLMTGYTGAKAEQPKYKAAKGLGKN, via the coding sequence ATGCTGACTCTGCCGCTGATGGCAGTGTGGGCTTATAAAGAAGTCGCAAGTCAATTTAAACATCCGGAAGCGATCTTAGTTTTGGGTGGTTCGACACAGAAATTAGAGCGAGAGCAATTTACCGCTAAATTTGCCCGTAAGCATCAGAATATGCCGATTTGGATTTCTGGTGGTAGTCCTACAGTTCCCACCAAGAAGGTATTTGTCAAACAGGGTGTGGATACAAATCGCTTACATCTTGACTATGATGCAGTGGATACTGTCACCAATTTTACAACGATTGTAGATGAATTGGAAGCCCGTGGGATCAAGAGTGTGTATTTAATCACTTCTGATTATCACATGCGCCGCGCTAGTGTAATTGGTGAAATCGTTTTGGGTAGTCGAGGGATTGATTTTAGACCTGTATCAGTACCTTCGCAGAATTCTCCAGAACCGATTGAAAAGTGTGTCCGTGATGGATTTCGCTCAATAGTTTGGCTGATGACTGGATATACAGGTGCTAAAGCAGAACAGCCAAAATATAAAGCTGCCAAGGGTTTGGGTAAAAACTAA
- the gpmI gene encoding 2,3-bisphosphoglycerate-independent phosphoglycerate mutase — protein sequence MTKAPVAPVVLVILDGWGYCEETQGNAIAAAKTPVMSSLWAAYPHTLIRTSGKAVGLPEGQMGNSEVGHLNIGAGRVVPQELVRISDAVEDGSINKNPALVKICQEILTNNGKLHLIGLCSEGGVHSHVSHLFGLLDLAKAQGISQVCIHAITDGRDTAPNEGINTIGLIQNYCDRVGNARIATISGRYFAMDRDRRWDRVQLAYDVMTHEGNNNGRSAIETMQASYAEGITDEFVRPVRIAPGSIEPGDGVIYFNFRPDRARQLAQAFISPDFNGFERKLITPISFVTFTQYDPELPISVAFEPQNLSNILGEVISQHGLKQFRTAETEKYAHVTYFFNGGLEDPFPGEDRELVSSPMVATYDQAPLMSAEAVTDVALAAIHKRIYSFVVINYANPDMVGHTGQMEPTVKAIMAVDKCLGRLLEGISKAGGTAIITADHGNAEYMLDEAGNPWTAHTTNPVPLILVEGEGAKIPGHGTNVTLRDDGKLADLAPTILDILQLPKPPEMTGKSILEAAKYDVSQNNRAPAKVGM from the coding sequence ATGACCAAGGCACCTGTTGCTCCTGTGGTGCTTGTCATTTTAGACGGATGGGGCTACTGCGAGGAGACACAAGGAAATGCGATCGCAGCTGCTAAAACTCCGGTGATGAGTAGCTTGTGGGCAGCATATCCGCATACCCTCATTCGTACCTCAGGGAAAGCCGTCGGTTTACCAGAAGGTCAAATGGGCAACTCCGAAGTTGGTCATTTGAACATCGGTGCTGGTAGGGTGGTTCCACAAGAATTAGTACGCATCTCTGATGCAGTTGAAGATGGTTCCATAAACAAAAATCCAGCATTGGTAAAGATATGTCAGGAAATTCTGACAAATAATGGCAAACTGCACCTGATCGGGCTTTGTTCTGAAGGTGGGGTTCATTCCCACGTTAGTCACCTGTTTGGGCTACTTGACTTAGCAAAAGCACAGGGAATTTCCCAAGTTTGTATCCACGCTATTACCGATGGACGCGATACTGCTCCCAATGAAGGAATTAACACAATTGGGTTGATTCAGAATTATTGCGATCGCGTTGGCAATGCACGTATTGCCACCATTAGCGGACGGTACTTTGCCATGGACCGCGATCGCCGCTGGGATCGCGTCCAACTCGCCTATGATGTAATGACCCACGAGGGTAATAATAACGGACGCTCGGCAATCGAAACCATGCAAGCATCCTATGCTGAAGGGATCACTGACGAGTTCGTCAGACCTGTACGAATTGCCCCTGGAAGCATCGAACCTGGTGATGGAGTTATCTACTTTAATTTTCGTCCCGACCGGGCTAGACAGCTAGCACAAGCTTTTATTAGTCCTGATTTCAACGGTTTTGAGCGGAAGTTAATCACACCGATATCTTTTGTCACCTTCACTCAATACGATCCCGAACTACCAATATCAGTAGCATTTGAACCACAAAATCTCAGTAATATCCTAGGTGAAGTCATCTCCCAACATGGCTTAAAACAGTTCCGAACTGCGGAAACTGAAAAGTATGCCCATGTAACCTATTTCTTTAACGGTGGACTAGAAGATCCTTTCCCTGGAGAGGATCGAGAACTCGTCAGCAGTCCCATGGTAGCAACCTACGATCAAGCACCATTGATGTCTGCTGAAGCTGTCACCGATGTTGCCCTTGCTGCCATCCACAAGCGAATTTACTCGTTTGTTGTGATCAACTATGCCAACCCTGATATGGTGGGTCACACTGGTCAAATGGAACCAACTGTGAAAGCGATTATGGCTGTCGATAAATGTCTTGGACGCTTACTAGAAGGCATTAGTAAAGCTGGCGGTACAGCCATCATTACAGCCGACCATGGTAACGCCGAATACATGCTAGATGAGGCAGGAAACCCTTGGACAGCACACACCACAAACCCAGTTCCCCTGATTTTAGTGGAAGGTGAAGGCGCAAAAATCCCCGGACATGGAACAAACGTTACCCTCCGCGATGATGGTAAACTAGCTGACCTAGCCCCAACAATTCTCGACATTCTACAACTACCTAAGCCACCTGAAATGACGGGGAAATCTATCCTGGAAGCTGCTAAATATGACGTAAGTCAAAATAATCGCGCTCCCGCAAAAGTTGGAATGTAG
- a CDS encoding NYN domain-containing protein: MLNNLESDSIFTPEQVLENRGRVAIFIDGSNLFYAALQLGIEIDYTKLLCRLTGGSRLLRAFFYTGVDRTNEKQQGFLLWMRRNGYRVIAKDLVQLPDGSKKANLDVEIAVDMMALVDSYDTAVLVSGDGDLAYAVNSVSYRGVRVEVVSLRSMTSDSLINVSDRYIDLEAVKEDIQKTPRQSYPYRPLAGIGFMEQPSEMDSHLEIPE; encoded by the coding sequence ATGTTAAATAATTTAGAGAGTGACTCTATTTTTACACCAGAGCAAGTTCTGGAAAATCGGGGACGTGTAGCCATATTTATTGATGGTTCAAATTTATTCTATGCAGCCTTACAATTAGGGATCGAAATTGATTATACAAAATTACTTTGTAGATTAACGGGCGGTTCTAGATTATTACGAGCATTCTTTTACACAGGGGTTGACCGGACAAACGAGAAACAACAGGGCTTTTTGTTGTGGATGCGTCGTAATGGCTACCGGGTGATTGCTAAGGATTTGGTACAATTACCAGATGGTTCCAAAAAAGCGAACCTGGATGTGGAAATTGCTGTAGATATGATGGCTTTAGTTGATTCTTACGATACAGCAGTGTTGGTAAGTGGAGATGGGGACTTAGCTTATGCGGTAAACTCGGTCAGCTATCGGGGTGTTAGGGTTGAAGTTGTCAGCTTGAGATCCATGACCAGTGATAGCTTAATTAATGTAAGCGATCGCTATATTGATTTAGAAGCTGTAAAAGAAGACATTCAGAAAACCCCACGACAAAGCTACCCCTACCGTCCCCTAGCGGGAATTGGTTTCATGGAACAACCTAGTGAAATGGACAGTCACCTAGAAATACCTGAATAG
- a CDS encoding WD40 repeat-containing protein — protein sequence MTKRQLLEFIEYISLGLTAWGAIAGSISQDYAYAVIPLTLTVGLIIINQQRSRKLIQHQEDTLEELQESRQPLNSGNSDQIEQLRQNQLQRIDLINKRVSQIDAATQQVNSSFQAQQKHLDDLNQRLARFDNFTQGINTAQLQIEKLTKNQQQSLNIINQRLTQIDVLTKQVNNIIERQSVQNQQIPENQAGSKNIDAFREQFNLVNQQIKQLQDNQQQGVNIINQRWAQIEGFAQQVNLTKQQVEQLQQTQRQSITAINQRFSQLDTAMQQLNNNQNQNITSPSQSINIDALNQLTELLNRTQQQVAELERNQQQNIAAINQRLIRLDESTHNLTNLITQQIEKLQTNQQLNVTALSNGFNQQIEELRKNQQEISKIINSELSQIKNAIAENKNIIVKPSLPPSNQSQQAQSSGTISIPTPPEKSTQPEANKTQLQPNQKQPTQQNTNPPLVKKPPNQTNLIPPTPKQINQYTQADSIQVLKEHTDLVLSVAFSPQGTLLASGSQDKTIIIWNLLKQEYITLTGHNEAVNSVAFSPDSQILASCSDDNTIKFWNAENGLEINTLIGHQDKVFGIAFSPDGRTLASCSKDKTVKLWSVDAGREIETLRGHADEVLCVTFSGDGEIIASGAGRSDKTIKIWHLEQHKFLTLTRHMDDVTTVACSPNGKIFASGSWDTTIKLWNFETGKELTSLEGHSDYIYAVAFSPSGKILASGSRDKTVKLWLVDTGGELQTFAGHEDWVYTVAFSADGKILASGSGDKNILLIPINDVSSTGKRQGYQMRIRAND from the coding sequence ATGACAAAACGCCAACTTCTCGAATTTATTGAATATATCTCTCTCGGATTGACTGCATGGGGTGCAATTGCTGGATCCATTAGTCAAGATTATGCTTATGCGGTAATTCCTTTGACTTTAACCGTTGGTTTAATCATTATCAACCAACAGCGATCGCGTAAATTGATCCAGCACCAAGAAGATACGCTGGAGGAACTACAGGAATCCAGACAACCACTGAATTCTGGCAATAGTGACCAAATTGAACAATTACGGCAAAATCAACTCCAAAGAATTGATCTGATTAATAAGCGGGTTTCTCAAATTGATGCTGCAACTCAGCAGGTTAATAGCAGTTTTCAAGCACAGCAAAAACATTTAGATGATCTTAATCAGCGTTTGGCAAGATTTGATAATTTTACTCAAGGTATAAATACTGCTCAATTACAAATAGAAAAACTCACTAAAAATCAACAGCAAAGTCTCAATATTATTAATCAACGCCTTACACAAATTGATGTTTTGACAAAACAAGTAAATAATATTATCGAGCGACAATCTGTGCAAAATCAGCAAATTCCTGAAAATCAAGCAGGCTCGAAAAATATCGATGCTTTCAGAGAGCAATTTAATCTTGTTAATCAACAAATTAAACAACTCCAAGATAATCAGCAGCAAGGTGTTAATATTATTAACCAGCGTTGGGCACAAATTGAGGGTTTTGCTCAACAAGTAAATTTAACAAAACAACAAGTTGAGCAGTTGCAACAAACTCAAAGACAAAGCATTACTGCAATTAATCAGCGTTTTAGTCAACTTGATACTGCAATGCAACAGCTAAATAATAATCAAAATCAGAATATCACCAGTCCCTCACAAAGTATTAATATTGATGCTCTGAATCAGTTAACAGAATTATTAAATCGAACTCAACAACAGGTTGCCGAATTAGAACGAAATCAGCAACAAAATATTGCTGCCATCAATCAGCGGTTGATTAGATTAGATGAGTCTACACACAATCTAACTAATTTAATTACTCAACAAATTGAAAAGTTACAAACTAATCAACAATTAAATGTAACTGCCCTCAGCAATGGCTTTAATCAACAGATTGAGGAACTGCGTAAAAATCAGCAGGAAATTAGCAAAATTATTAATAGTGAATTGTCGCAAATCAAAAATGCGATCGCCGAAAATAAAAATATTATAGTTAAACCATCTTTACCCCCATCAAATCAGTCACAACAAGCCCAATCTTCAGGAACTATCTCCATCCCTACACCACCAGAAAAATCTACTCAGCCAGAAGCAAATAAAACCCAATTACAGCCTAATCAAAAACAGCCCACACAGCAAAATACTAACCCCCCACTAGTTAAAAAGCCACCCAATCAAACTAATTTAATTCCTCCAACACCCAAGCAAATTAATCAATATACTCAAGCTGATTCCATCCAAGTTCTCAAAGAGCATACTGATTTAGTTCTGTCGGTGGCATTTAGCCCCCAAGGGACTTTACTCGCTAGCGGAAGTCAAGATAAAACAATTATTATTTGGAATTTATTAAAACAAGAATATATTACTTTAACCGGACATAATGAAGCTGTAAATTCAGTGGCTTTTAGTCCAGATAGTCAAATTTTAGCTAGTTGTAGTGATGATAATACGATTAAATTTTGGAATGCCGAAAATGGTCTAGAAATCAATACACTTATCGGTCATCAAGATAAAGTATTTGGGATTGCCTTTAGCCCAGATGGCAGAACTTTAGCTAGTTGCAGTAAAGATAAAACTGTTAAGCTTTGGTCTGTTGATGCAGGTAGGGAAATTGAAACTTTACGGGGACATGCTGATGAAGTTTTATGTGTCACCTTCAGTGGAGATGGAGAAATTATCGCTAGTGGGGCTGGTAGAAGCGATAAAACTATCAAAATTTGGCATTTAGAACAACATAAGTTTTTAACTTTGACTCGACACATGGATGATGTAACAACGGTTGCTTGCAGTCCTAATGGAAAAATTTTTGCTAGTGGGAGTTGGGATACAACAATTAAATTATGGAACTTTGAAACTGGCAAAGAATTAACTTCTTTGGAAGGTCATTCTGATTATATTTATGCAGTAGCATTTAGTCCTAGTGGAAAGATTCTCGCTAGTGGTAGCCGAGATAAAACAGTTAAATTATGGCTTGTGGATACTGGTGGTGAATTACAAACTTTTGCTGGACATGAAGATTGGGTTTATACTGTTGCCTTTAGTGCTGATGGGAAAATTTTAGCAAGTGGTAGTGGGGATAAAAATATTTTGTTAATTCCAATTAATGATGTGAGTAGTACAGGTAAGCGGCAAGGATATCAGATGCGAATTCGTGCTAACGATTAA
- a CDS encoding 4'-phosphopantetheinyl transferase family protein, producing MWDNAPHKLSLTAKDIHVWRANLNLSNLELDKLKTSLSNDEIVRAERFYFEKHRQSFIASRGILRNILGRYLEVEPNQVNFDYEPKGKPFLLKESHDCELNFNVSHSQDLALYAIACGNQVGIDLEMIRPIADVEQLAQRFFSTQETNAIASLVSPHQEEMFFRYWTCKEAYLKATGDGLSSLDQAEIILKTGELPKLSHTSSWILQELLPGEHYIGAVAFASGKRDLSFWEWHNIQEHPTF from the coding sequence ATGTGGGATAATGCACCCCATAAATTAAGTTTAACGGCAAAAGATATCCATGTTTGGCGGGCAAATCTCAATTTATCGAATTTAGAACTAGATAAATTAAAAACATCCCTGTCGAATGATGAAATAGTCCGGGCAGAACGATTTTATTTTGAAAAACATCGTCAGAGTTTTATTGCCAGTAGAGGGATTTTACGAAATATTCTTGGTAGATATTTAGAAGTTGAGCCAAATCAGGTGAACTTCGATTATGAACCAAAGGGAAAACCCTTTTTGTTAAAAGAATCTCATGATTGTGAGTTAAATTTTAATGTGTCCCATTCCCAGGATTTGGCACTGTACGCGATCGCATGTGGCAACCAAGTGGGTATAGACTTAGAAATGATTCGTCCCATAGCTGATGTCGAACAACTAGCCCAACGATTTTTTAGTACTCAGGAAACAAATGCGATCGCATCTTTAGTTTCACCCCACCAGGAAGAAATGTTTTTCCGCTACTGGACTTGTAAAGAAGCTTATCTCAAAGCTACTGGAGATGGTCTTTCTAGTTTAGATCAAGCTGAAATCATCCTCAAAACAGGAGAATTGCCTAAATTATCACACACCAGTAGTTGGATTTTACAAGAGTTACTCCCTGGAGAGCATTATATTGGTGCTGTAGCTTTCGCCTCAGGTAAACGGGATTTAAGTTTCTGGGAATGGCATAATATACAGGAGCATCCCACTTTTTAA
- a CDS encoding peptidase: MGKITPTHKTHIYKKPIKITLNWLIAVLILIFSTGLLIIFSTLNSSTAFANYSPSAKIHHLPSSLLNWQDSSNSGDYFNQITPVKVGYLIWSKFPITIAVEVPKIDSNQGKIWTQAVLEAVGEWNNYLPLKVVESKELADIRIIRKSPPLQGNPPRARSAQTTYNLYNQNHYLYHKSTILISPSQTGKYLIAAARHELGHALGIWGHSPVESDSLYFSQVSNPPLISVRDVNTLKRVYQQPTKLGYPL, encoded by the coding sequence ATGGGCAAAATTACCCCAACCCACAAAACTCATATTTATAAAAAGCCAATCAAAATTACTTTAAATTGGCTGATAGCAGTTCTGATATTAATTTTTAGTACAGGACTGCTGATTATTTTCTCTACCTTAAATTCTTCTACAGCTTTTGCTAATTATTCACCCTCAGCAAAAATCCATCATCTACCATCTAGTTTGCTAAATTGGCAAGATAGTAGTAACAGTGGTGATTACTTTAATCAAATTACACCTGTTAAAGTTGGTTATTTAATTTGGTCTAAATTTCCCATTACTATCGCAGTAGAAGTCCCCAAAATCGATAGTAATCAAGGAAAGATTTGGACTCAAGCTGTTTTAGAAGCTGTTGGAGAATGGAATAATTATCTACCTTTAAAAGTAGTAGAAAGTAAAGAATTAGCAGACATTAGGATCATCCGTAAATCTCCACCATTACAGGGAAATCCACCTCGCGCTCGTTCGGCTCAAACAACATATAATCTATATAATCAAAATCATTATTTATATCATAAATCTACAATTCTAATTAGTCCGAGCCAAACAGGTAAATACCTAATTGCAGCCGCACGTCACGAACTTGGTCATGCCTTAGGGATTTGGGGTCATAGTCCTGTTGAGAGCGATAGTTTATACTTTTCACAAGTTAGTAACCCCCCCTTGATTTCGGTGAGGGATGTAAATACTTTGAAACGGGTATATCAACAACCTACGAAGCTAGGCTATCCATTATGA
- a CDS encoding DUF2288 domain-containing protein: MSDLKSELTGNLDEAEWDWLIPHAQRDAIIVVSSHLELVDVGVAIASNNTAQVGFWIDEALIAKPSNDQLGNWNSDRTKRLNTLIVQPYVLIQEKTAP; this comes from the coding sequence ATGTCCGATCTAAAAAGCGAATTAACTGGAAATCTTGATGAAGCCGAATGGGATTGGTTAATTCCTCACGCCCAGAGGGATGCCATCATCGTGGTATCGTCACATCTAGAGTTAGTGGATGTGGGAGTAGCGATCGCATCCAATAATACTGCCCAAGTTGGGTTTTGGATCGATGAAGCATTAATTGCTAAACCATCGAATGATCAACTAGGAAATTGGAATAGCGATCGCACTAAACGATTAAATACACTAATTGTTCAACCTTATGTCTTAATCCAAGAAAAAACAGCCCCTTAG
- the secG gene encoding preprotein translocase subunit SecG: MLTNIIQGIWSFSGVALSILVLLHSPKGDGIGAIGGQAQLFSSTKSAEETLNRVTWALTVIFLSLTVVLSAGWLPK; this comes from the coding sequence ATGCTAACAAACATTATCCAAGGAATCTGGTCATTTTCCGGTGTTGCCTTAAGTATCCTAGTATTGCTCCATAGCCCCAAAGGTGATGGAATTGGAGCTATTGGTGGACAAGCGCAACTATTTAGCAGCACCAAAAGCGCTGAAGAAACACTAAACCGAGTTACTTGGGCTTTAACAGTCATTTTTCTCAGCTTGACTGTAGTCTTAAGTGCTGGCTGGCTACCAAAATAA
- a CDS encoding tocopherol cyclase family protein — MLSILANPLLSLQTPHSGYHWDQSERRFFEGWYYRVTLPQLRQTFAFMYSIEDPIDGKPHSGGAAQVLGIDDEYICRTFPDVKKFWASPEVLALGHWGKTNLQTKAKYLIPQEFTSHIQEGYQATATLNQGIITNPHNGNYCRWEYEIKPIYGWGNPNNYQQSTAGWLSSLQIFEPGWQILMAHGLATGWIDWNGKIYEFTNAPAYGEKNWGGAFPKKWFWLNCNSFTDKPDLALTAGGGRRGVLWWMESVAMVGIHHQGKFYEFVPWNSQVSWNIHPWGRWEIVAKNSNYEVLLTGTTNFQGTPLRAPTEEGLAFCCRDTMQGQLDLELRELSGGKIKTILTAHSDLCGLEVGGENWNNSWQGG, encoded by the coding sequence ATGTTATCGATTCTGGCAAATCCGCTTCTGTCTCTCCAAACACCTCACAGTGGTTATCATTGGGATCAAAGTGAGCGTCGCTTCTTTGAAGGTTGGTACTACCGTGTCACGTTACCCCAGCTGCGTCAAACCTTCGCGTTTATGTACTCAATTGAAGATCCCATCGATGGTAAACCCCACAGTGGCGGTGCAGCACAGGTTCTAGGCATTGATGATGAATATATTTGCCGTACCTTCCCTGATGTTAAAAAGTTTTGGGCAAGCCCAGAGGTGCTAGCTTTAGGTCATTGGGGAAAAACTAATTTACAAACTAAAGCCAAATATTTGATTCCTCAAGAATTCACAAGTCACATCCAAGAAGGCTATCAAGCAACTGCCACCCTAAATCAAGGCATAATTACAAATCCCCATAACGGGAATTACTGCCGCTGGGAATATGAAATTAAACCAATTTATGGTTGGGGAAACCCGAACAATTATCAACAATCAACCGCAGGTTGGTTATCTTCGCTACAGATTTTTGAACCCGGATGGCAAATATTAATGGCGCATGGGTTAGCAACTGGATGGATTGACTGGAATGGTAAAATTTACGAATTTACTAATGCTCCCGCCTACGGCGAAAAAAATTGGGGTGGTGCATTCCCTAAAAAGTGGTTTTGGCTCAATTGCAACAGCTTTACAGACAAACCAGATTTAGCCCTAACAGCAGGTGGTGGTCGTCGTGGAGTCCTGTGGTGGATGGAATCGGTGGCAATGGTTGGGATTCACCATCAAGGTAAATTTTACGAGTTTGTTCCTTGGAATTCTCAAGTTAGTTGGAATATTCACCCTTGGGGACGTTGGGAGATAGTAGCTAAAAATTCTAATTATGAAGTGCTATTAACAGGTACAACCAACTTCCAAGGGACTCCACTACGTGCTCCTACGGAAGAGGGTTTGGCTTTTTGTTGCCGTGATACCATGCAAGGACAACTGGATTTAGAATTGAGAGAATTGAGTGGCGGAAAAATAAAAACTATTCTCACAGCCCATAGCGATTTATGTGGATTAGAGGTTGGTGGGGAAAATTGGAATAATTCCTGGCAAGGTGGCTAA
- a CDS encoding lysophospholipid acyltransferase family protein produces the protein MSENSPLETSRILLTGLSTKLSSYYENRVPRDTSILVVSNHRSFMDAPVLMAAISQPIRFACHHYMGQVPVMREIVTEQFGCFPLAANRQRNTSFFQKSQAFLQSRQVVGVFPEGPEPMVKFTDPSKLGEFQRGFAHLAMRSRVQNLAVLPIAIASLEEVNTSSMPLKILSLFDPSEPLFNQMGWHPLVIYRRVAVLVGRPYLIKQQHWEQYQGKHAKATVMELTNYCYREIRELLQEGCY, from the coding sequence ATGAGTGAAAATAGCCCTTTAGAAACTTCTCGAATTTTGTTAACAGGACTTTCCACCAAATTATCTAGTTATTACGAGAATCGTGTTCCCCGTGATACTAGTATTTTAGTAGTTAGTAACCATCGTAGTTTTATGGATGCACCAGTATTAATGGCAGCAATATCTCAGCCGATTAGATTTGCTTGTCATCATTACATGGGACAAGTGCCAGTGATGCGGGAAATAGTTACAGAACAATTTGGATGTTTTCCACTGGCAGCTAATAGACAACGCAACACAAGTTTTTTTCAAAAGTCGCAAGCTTTTTTACAATCAAGGCAGGTGGTGGGTGTGTTTCCCGAAGGACCTGAACCGATGGTAAAATTTACAGATCCGAGTAAGTTGGGTGAATTTCAGCGGGGGTTTGCTCATTTAGCAATGCGATCGCGTGTCCAAAATCTGGCAGTATTACCAATAGCGATCGCATCTTTAGAGGAAGTAAACACATCATCTATGCCCTTAAAGATATTGAGTCTATTTGATCCAAGTGAACCATTGTTTAATCAAATGGGTTGGCATCCCCTGGTAATCTATCGTCGTGTGGCAGTTTTAGTAGGTCGCCCGTATTTGATTAAACAGCAACATTGGGAACAATACCAGGGTAAGCACGCAAAAGCAACCGTAATGGAATTGACAAACTACTGTTATAGGGAAATTAGGGAATTATTACAAGAAGGATGTTATTAA
- the metG gene encoding methionine--tRNA ligase has protein sequence MNRENLKEKKFALTTPLYYVNDLPHIGSAYTTMAADVVARLKRLMGYSVLLVTGTDEHGQKIERSAAIKGLEPQEFCDQIVPNFISLWKILNIDYDSFSRTSAARHEIIVKEFFQRVWETGDIYLGQQKGWYCVSCEEFKEERELLENNRCPIHPTKEVEWRDEENYFFRLSKYQEKLLALYAEKPDFIQPESRRNEVLNFVKQGLQDFSISRVNLDLGIRVPQNPKHTLYVWFDALLAYITALLEPDAEPTLTNALSKWYPINLHLIGKDILRFHAVYWPAMLMSGNLPLPHQVFGHGFLTKDGQKMGKSSGNTLDPVALVERYGADAVRYYFLKEIEFGKDGDFNEVRFINVLNADLANDLGNLLNRTLNMVKKYCDSNMPSVTSQDIPDTNPLKAIGLSLGEKVQYAYETLAFNQACESTLALVQASNKYIDDQAPWSLYKQGQQRTVEEVLYVVLESVRLAAYLLSPITPGISSEIYSQLGLAIDFNDQVKTAIAAPYDTHAQWGLLSSEQKLGTPQPVFKRLDPIKND, from the coding sequence ATGAATCGAGAAAATTTAAAGGAAAAAAAATTCGCACTGACGACACCCTTATACTATGTCAATGATTTACCCCATATTGGCAGTGCTTACACAACAATGGCAGCTGACGTTGTGGCAAGACTCAAAAGGTTGATGGGTTATTCAGTCTTACTAGTGACAGGTACCGATGAACATGGACAAAAAATTGAGCGTAGTGCCGCAATCAAAGGTTTAGAGCCACAGGAATTCTGCGATCAAATCGTCCCAAATTTTATCTCGCTCTGGAAAATATTAAATATTGATTATGATAGTTTTAGTCGCACTAGTGCAGCGCGCCATGAAATAATTGTCAAAGAGTTTTTTCAACGAGTTTGGGAAACAGGTGATATTTACTTAGGACAGCAAAAAGGCTGGTACTGTGTCTCTTGTGAAGAATTCAAAGAGGAACGGGAACTTCTGGAAAACAACCGTTGTCCCATCCATCCCACTAAAGAAGTAGAATGGCGGGATGAAGAAAATTACTTTTTCCGATTGTCCAAATATCAAGAAAAACTATTGGCTTTATACGCTGAAAAACCTGATTTCATTCAGCCAGAAAGCCGACGGAATGAAGTTTTAAACTTTGTTAAGCAAGGATTACAAGATTTCTCGATTTCACGAGTCAACCTAGATTTAGGAATCAGAGTTCCTCAAAATCCTAAGCATACTCTCTATGTTTGGTTTGATGCATTACTAGCATATATTACGGCTCTTTTAGAACCCGATGCTGAACCTACCCTAACTAACGCTTTAAGCAAATGGTATCCCATCAATCTACATTTGATTGGTAAGGATATTTTACGCTTCCATGCTGTCTACTGGCCCGCCATGCTCATGTCAGGAAATTTACCATTACCACATCAGGTATTTGGACATGGTTTTTTGACTAAAGATGGGCAAAAAATGGGCAAATCTAGCGGAAATACCCTAGATCCCGTAGCCTTAGTAGAACGTTATGGTGCAGATGCAGTTCGTTATTACTTCCTTAAGGAAATCGAATTTGGCAAAGATGGCGACTTTAATGAAGTTAGGTTCATCAACGTTTTAAATGCAGATTTAGCAAATGATTTGGGGAATTTGCTCAACCGCACTTTAAATATGGTGAAAAAGTATTGCGACAGTAATATGCCGTCTGTAACTAGTCAAGATATCCCTGATACAAATCCTTTGAAAGCAATTGGTTTGTCACTGGGAGAAAAAGTCCAATATGCCTATGAAACATTAGCTTTTAATCAAGCCTGTGAATCAACCTTAGCTCTAGTTCAAGCTAGTAACAAGTATATTGATGACCAAGCTCCGTGGTCTTTGTATAAACAAGGACAACAGAGGACTGTGGAAGAAGTGCTATATGTGGTTCTAGAATCAGTCAGACTAGCTGCTTATTTACTGTCTCCCATTACACCCGGCATTAGTAGTGAAATTTATTCACAGCTAGGTTTGGCAATTGATTTTAATGATCAAGTAAAAACCGCGATCGCTGCACCCTATGATACCCATGCTCAATGGGGATTGTTAAGCAGTGAACAAAAATTGGGTACTCCCCAACCAGTCTTCAAACGACTCGATCCAATTAAAAACGATTAA